In a genomic window of Syngnathus typhle isolate RoL2023-S1 ecotype Sweden linkage group LG4, RoL_Styp_1.0, whole genome shotgun sequence:
- the LOC133152258 gene encoding uncharacterized protein K02A2.6-like — protein MAQYQVMPPEKFTFKAEDWPKWIKRFERFRIASGLETQAEENQVNALIYSMGEEAEDILVSLHLTPEQMSEYGRVTQRLDAHFVARRNIIFERAKFNQRQQEIGESADSFITALHCLAEHCGYGQLHDEMVRDRLVVGLRDKRLSELLQLDPELTLEKAVTKAKQSEMVKKQQEMLKTNFKGDVVNTHLDSVRIKPQGGARPKQNKMQWKPGFSTKAKPCTRCGDTKGHAYQQCPAKDASCNNCKKKGHFARMCRSTKMYEVNLERLEDFSSEDISFLGSLACESSDPWMTEIEMDKSNAVFKIDTGADVTAVPAGMYVKGQFKELKQTRKVLMGPGRSQLKVKGKFSATLKRRDKSIMEDIYVVEGLSTALLSRQAATALQLVARLDTATLDNKETIKQEFPELFTGLGIMKGEYHIVLKPEAQPFSVSTPRRISIPLLPKVKEELSRMEQQGVISKVEQPTEWCAPMVVVPKPARDRVRICSDLTQLNKSVLRERHQLPSVENTLGQLSGAKVFSKLDANAGFWQIPLSKDSSLLTTFITPFGRYCYNRLCFGLSSAPEHFQKRMQQILEGLEGVVCQMDDVLIWGVDQIEHDKRLREALTRLRDAGVTLNDKCEFSKTKIKFLGQIIQATGVSPDPEKLNAVKAMKEPTNISEVRRFLGMANHLGKFLPHLAEKTRPLRDLLRKTNMWSWGPQQIQAFESIKIDLTTPPGLALYDPSADTLVSADSSSYGLGAVLLQKTSSMDWKPVAYASRALSTTEQRYAQIEKEALATTWACERFAEFLIGKDFHIQTDHKPLVPLLGARNLDELPPRIQRLKMRLMRFSFTISHVAGKEIATADVLSRAPVTSSEDRLREEEINLYADAVVDSLPATEKRLKEIQSHQDKDDILRQLKQFCVSGWPDKFSIEKTFMPYFPFAGELTVQNGLLLLGCRLVIPKTLRDDMLNKLHEGHLGITKCRERAKQSVWWPGLSKDLKQLIEKCDTCARERVNNRETMLGTEFPSRPWCTVGVDLFQFGKNQYLAVVDYFSRFCEVAKLSCTTSDAVITHCKSIFARHGIPEVVRSDNGPQFASEEFRRFARMWGFSHVTSSPHFPQSNGEVERAIRTVKSLLKKSSDPYLALMAYRAAPLANGCSPTELLMGRKIRTTVPVIPSQLDPKGADLEDVKRKEQSYRQKQKLNFDKRHRAHTLPALQPGDHVWVKDMQQRGTVVSTANTPRSYIVETSGGNLRRNRYHLSRTPVAPEPHITVPDMGESNSTETLKGPVSPVVLSGSPESERRYPSRVGKTPEYLKDYVT, from the coding sequence ATGGCGCAATATCAAGTAATGCCACCGGAAAAATTCACGTTCAAGGCAGAAGACTGGCCCAAATGGATAAAACGCTTTGAGAGGTTTCGCATCGCATCAGGTTTGGAAACTCAAGCGGAGGAGAACCAAGTGAATGCACTAATCTACAGTATGGGAGAAGAAGCGGAGGACATTTTGGTTTCCCTCCACCTCACCCCAGAACAAATGAGTGAGTACGGCAGAGTCACGCAGAGACTGGATGCTCACTTTGTAGCTCGGAGAAATATAATTTTTGAAAGAGCTAAGTTTAATCAGCGGCAGCAAGAGATAGGCGAGTCGGCAGACAGCTTTATCACCGCGCTTCATTGTTTAGCTGAACACTGTGGATATGGACAACTACACGATGAGATGGTCAGAGATAGGCTTGTAGTTGGACTTCGAGACAAGCGTTTGTCAGAACTGTTGCAACTGGATCCAGAACTTACATTAGAAAAAGCAGTTACAAAAGCCAAACAGAGTGAAATggtcaagaaacaacaagaaatgcTGAAAACGAACTTCAAGGGAGACGTCGTTAATACTCACCTTGATAGTGTACGCATcaaaccacaagggggcgccagacccaaacaaaacaaaatgcagtggAAACCAGGATTTTCCACCAAAGCCAAACCATGCACAAGATGTGGAGACACAAAAGGTCACGCTTATCAGCAATGCCCGGCTAAAGATGCCTCATGCAATAATTGCAAGAAGAAGGGACATTTTGCTAGAATGTGCAGGTCCACGAAAATGTATGAGGTCAATCTAGAAAGATTAGAGGATTTTTCTTCAgaggatatttcatttttgggttcattggcttGTGAATCTTCAGATCCGTGGATgacagaaatagaaatggaCAAGTCTAACGCTGTGTTTAAAATTGACACAGGCGCGGATGTGACAGCAGTTCCAGCTGGCATGTATGTAAAAGGACAATTCAAAGAACTAAAGCAAACCAGAAAAGTGCTGATGGGGCCAGGCAGGTCGCAGTTAAAGGTTAAAGGCAAGTTTTCGGCGACTCTCAAAAGAAGAGACAAAAGCATAATGGAGGACATTTATGTGGTTGAAGGACTAAGTACAGCTTTACTGAGCAGACAAGCAGCCACTGCATTACAGCTAGTGGCTAGGCTTGATACAGCTACTTTGGACAATAAAGAGACAATCAAGCAGGAATTTCCAGAGCTATTCACAGGGCTTGGAATCATGAAAGGAGAATACCATATTGTACTTAAACCAGAAGCACAACCATTCTCCGTTTCAACTCCACGACGCATTTCTATCCCTTTACTGCCAAAGGTTAAAGAGGAACTTTCTCGTATGGAGCAACAAGGAGTCATCTCCAAGGTGGAGCAGCCTACAGAATGGTGTGCACCTATGGTGGTGGTTCCCAAGCCCGCACGTGACAGAGTGAGAATATGTTCAGACCTCACTCAACTAAATAAGTCTGTTTTGAGAGAAAGGCACCAGCTACCTTCAGTTGAAAACACGCTTGGACAGCTTTCAGGTGCCAAGGTCTTTTCAAAACTAGATGCCAATGCAGGTTTCTGGCAGATTCCTCTTTCAAAAGACTCATCACTGCTCACAACCTTTATCACTCCTTTTGGTCGCTATTGCTACAATCGACTGTGCTTTGGACTATCTTCAGCACCAGAACACTTTCAGAAACGCATGCAGCAAATCCTAGAAGGCCTGGAGGGAGTGGTGTGTCAGATGGATGACGTCCTCATCTGGGGAGTGGATCAGATAGAGCACGACAAAAGACTGAGGGAAGCTCTCACACGTCTACGGGACGCGGGCGTGACACTTAATGATAAGTGTGAGTTTTCAAAGACTAAAATCAAGTTCCTGGGTCAGATCATTCAGGCAACTGGAGTTAGCCCCGACCCAGAGAAATTAAATGCGGTGAAAGCCATGAAGGAACCGACCAACATTTCCGAGGTGAGAAGATTTCTGGGAATGGCAAATCACTTGGGAAAGTTTTTGCCACACTTAGCAGAAAAGACACGTCCACTCAGAGATctgttaagaaaaacaaacatgtggtcATGGGGACCTCAGCAGATTCAGGCTTTTGAAAGCATAAAAATAGACTTGACAACACCTCCTGGGCTGGCATTGTATGATCCTTCAGCTGATACGCTAGTCTCAGCAGATTCATCTTCTTATGGACTGGGTGCTGTATTGTTGCAGAAAACAAGCAGTATGGACTGGAAACCAGTGGCGTATGCATCACGCGCATTGAGCACCACCGAGCAGCGCTACGCGCAAATTGAGAAGGAAGCGCTAGCCACAACGTGGGCATGTGAGAGGTTTGCAGAGTTTTTGATTGGAAAGGACTTTCACATTCAAACTGACCACAAACCTCTAGTCCCTCTGCTGGGCGCGAGAAATCTGGACGAACTACCTCCACGTATACAACGCCTGAAAATGCGTCTCATGAGATTTTCATTCACCATATCCCATGTGGCGGGCAAAGAAATCGCAACGGCTGATGTTCTATCAAGAGCACCGGTGACGTCTTCGGAGGACAGATTACGGGAGGAGGAGATCAACCTCTACGCCGACGCCGTAGTGGACAGCCTCCCTGCAACTGAGAAGAGACTTAAAGAGATTCAGTCTCATCAggacaaagatgacattttgcgACAGCTTAAGCAGTTCTGTGTAAGTGGTTGGCCAGACAAGTTTTCGATTGAAAAGACTTTTATGCCATATTTCCCTTTTGCAGGTGAACTGACTGTTCAGAATGGGTTGTTGTTATTAGGCTGTAGGCTGGTCATTCCAAAAACACTCAGAGATGACATGCTAAACAAACTTCACGAAGGTCACTTAGGAATTACCAAGTGCAGGGAACGTGCTAAACAATCTGTGTGGTGGCCAGGTCTTAGCAAAGATTTAAAGCAACTCATTGAGAAGTGTGACACATGTGCCCGTGAGCGAGTTAACAACAGAGAGACAATGTTAGGAACTGAGTTTCCTTCAAGACCATGGTGTACAGTCGGGGTAGATTTGTTTCAGTTCGGTAAAAACCAGTATCTTGCGGTTGTAGATTACTTTTCACGGTTTTGTGAGGTAGCCAAGCTTTCGTGTACAACTTCGGACGCTGTGATTACCCACTGTAAATCTATTTTTGCTCGACATGGTATCCCTGAGGTTGTACGCTCAGATAATGGTCCGCAATTTGCATCTGAAGAGTTCAGAAGGTTTGCACGGATGTGGGGGTTTTCACATGTCACATCCAGTCCACATTTCCCACAGAGTAATGGGGAGGTGGAGCGGGCAATAAGGACTGTCAAAAGTCTACTAAAAAAGTCCAGTGATCCCTACTTAGCTTTAATGGCTTACCGTGCCGCACCTTTAGCAAATGGTTGTAGTCCAACTGAACTGCTAATGGGGCGTAAAATACGTACTACTGTTCCGGTCATTCCCTCTCAGCTAGATCCGAAAGGAGCGGATTTGGAAGATGTGAAGAGGAAGGAGCAGAgctacagacaaaaacaaaaactgaattttgacaAACGACATAGAGCTCACACATTGCCTGCCTTACAACCTGGAGACCATGTGTGGGTCAAGGACATGCAACAGAGAGGTACTGTAGTGTCCACAGCGAACACACCAAGATCCTACATCGTCGAAACATCTGGGGGAAATCTCCGGCGAAACAGGTATCATCTCTCACGCACACCTGTGGCTCCAGAACCACACATCACTGTCCCTGATATGGGGGAAAGCAACTCTACAGAGACTCTGAAAGGACCGGTCTCTCCTGTTGTACTCTCTGGTTCACCAGAATCTGAGAGACGCTATCCTTCTCGCGTCGGGAAGACCCCAGAGTACCTTAAAGATTATGTTACTTGA